One Nocardia huaxiensis genomic window, GGCCCCGCTATGCCGGTCCGCAAGACCTCACGGCCATCGAAGCCGTCCCGTTGGCGGCACGCGGGCTACCCGAAACCACCTACGACCTGCTGACCCGCGCGGCGGCACGGTGGCCCGGACGGACCGCGGTGACCGTGCTGCCGGACGCCGAGCATTGGCGAGAGCCGTTGCGGCGCACCTACTCCGAACTGCTGGACGACGTCCACCGATATGCCGATCTGCTGCACGAGTTGGGCGTGCGCCGCACCGACGCGGTCGCGCTCATCGCGCCCAACTGTGCGCAATTGATCCCCGCCACCCTCGCCGCGCAGCTGGCGGGCATCGCCGCGCCGATCAACGGCGGTCTGTCACCGCACCATATCGCCGAGCTGCTGCGCCGTTCGGGAGCCCGAGTCCTGATCTGCGCCGGCCCGGAACTGGCACCCGATATCTGGACCACGGCAAGCGAATTGGCCACCGAGGGGCTCCTGGATGCCTTGCTGGTCCTGCGCCCGACAGCCGCCCCAGGTCCCGCTCCGCTCTTGCCCACGATCGGGGATCTGCTGATCGGATACCTCGACACCCTTGCCGCCCAAAGGGATTCGACCGGGTTCCGCGGCGAGCCGCCGGCGGCCACGGATCTGGCGGCGCTGTTCCACACCGGCGGGACGACCGGCGTGCCGAAGCTGGCGGCGCACCGTCACTCCGGTGAGGTCGCCAACGCATGGATGATCGCGGCCAACTCCCTGCTCGACGAGGAGTCGGCGATCTTCGCCGCGCTGCCGCTGTTCCACGTCAACGCTTTGGTCGTCACCCTGCTCGCACCGCTTTTCCGCGGCCAGCCGGTGGTGTGGGCCGGTCCGCTGGGCTACCGGGACTTCGCGTTGTATCCGCAGTTCTGGAATATCGTGGCGCACTATCGGATTGCCGCGATGAGCGCGGTGCCGACGGTGTACGCGGTGCTGGCGCAATGTCGTGTCGATGCCGACATCTCGAGTCTGCGCTATGCGATGGTCGGAGCCTCGCCTCTGCCACCCGCGGTGCGCGAGAACTTCCAGCGCCATACCGGAGTGACGCTGGTGGAGGGGTACGGCCTCACCGAAGCCACCTGCGCGACCGCGCGCAGCTTCCCCGAAGTGCCACGACCCGGCGCGGTCGGGCAGCGCATGCCCTATCAGCAAGTCGCGGTTGTCCGCACCGCCGAGGACGGCCCGTGGCAGCGGCTGCCCGTGGGGGAGACCGGCGTGCTGGTGGTCAACGGGCCCACGGTCTTCGCCGGGTACGTGACCGGCCATGACGAACACGGCCACCATCTGGACGGACTGGGCACCGTGGTCGACGGCTGGCTCAGCACCGGAGATCTGGCTCACCTCGACGCGGAGGGCTTCATTCATTTGCACGGTCGCGCAAAGGATCTCATCATCCGGGGCGGGCACAATATCGATCCGGCGACCATCGAGGACGCGTTGCTGAGCCACCCACAGGTCAGCGCGGCCGCAGCGGTCGGCAGACCGGACGCGCACGCCGGTGAGGTGCCGGTCGCCTACGTCGTCACCACCGGAACCGATGTCACCGAGGAGGAATTGGCGGCGTGGGCCGCCGAGCGCGTACACGAACGCGCGGCCGCGCCCAAAACGGTCACGATCCTCGACTCGTTGCCTGTCACCGACGTCGGCAAACCCTACAAGCTGGGGCTGCGCGCCGACGCGACCCGCCGTGAGCTGCTCGACGCGCTCGCCACGATGCCCGGCGTCGCCGGCATCAGCGCCGTGGTCGACGACGGGACGATCGTCGCCACCATCACGGTCGCTCCCGATAGCGACCGGACCACGGTCGAGGCGACGCTCGGCCGCTACGCAATCGACTGGAAACTCGAGGTACAGCAATGAAAGTCGCGTCGATGGTGCTCGCGGGCCTGCTCGCGGCGGAATTCGCGTCCTTCGGGGCGGGCAAGCTGCTGGCGCTCGCTTCGATGCGCAAGCGTGCCGAACAACTCGGGTATTCGACAGCCGCTTATCGCGGGATCGGTGCGCTCGAGGTCGCCGCGGCCGGCGGCGTGCTGCTGGGGCTCGCCTACCCGGTGATCGGCGTGGCGGCCGGGGGCGGGCTGGTGCTGTTGATGGCCGGTGCGATCGCCTCCCACCTCCGAAACCATGATGGCCCAAAGGAAATCGCGCCCGCTGCGGTTTCCGCGGTGGTTTCGGCGGTGTATGTCGCCACGCTGGTGGGTGCGTCCTGGTGAGCGCGCCGACTGTTCCGGTCGTGATCGTCGGTGCGGGCCCGGCAGGGCTCACCACGGCCACGCTGCTGGCGCAGTACGGCGTTCGATCGCTGGTCCTGGATCGGTGGGAAGGCGTCTACCCGCAGCCGAGGGCCGTCCACCTCGACGGTGAGATCCGGCGACTCATCGACCGTCTCGGCATCGGTGCGGAATTCGACGCGATCTCGCGGCCCGCGTCAGGGCTGCGCCTGGTCGACCCGAATCGCCGGGTACTCGCGCAGTTCGATCGCGACCTGTCCGGAGGGCGCAACGGATTCCCCGAGGCGAATCTGTTCGATCAACCGGAGCTGGAAGCGCTCCTGCGCGCCAACCTGGACCTCTATCCGGCCGTCACACTGCGCGGAAACACCGAAGTCGTCGCCGTGACCGACGAACTCGACTGTGTCCGAGTGGAATTCACCGATCGGTCCACCGGTGCCGTGGAATCGGTTCGGGCGGACTATGTTCTGGGCTGCGACGGCGCGAACAGCCTGGTGCGCACCGCCATCGGCGCGCGCATGCGGGATCTGCGATTCGAGCAGCGCTGGCTCGTCGTCGACATCGCCACGACGATCGAGCCCGGGCACTGGGACGGTGTGCACCAGGTCTGCGACCCCAGAAGGGCGGCGACCTATATGCGCATCGGTCGGACCCGCTACCGGTGGGAATTCCGCTTGCATCCCACCGAAACGGTGGCGGACTACCGAGACCTTTCCATGCTCTGGCCGCTGCTGTCGCCATGGCTCGACGGAACCGACTGCGAGAGTGTCGAATTGGTGCGGGTCGCGGAGTACACATTCCGCGCGCAGCTGGCCGATCGATGGCGCCGCGGACGGGTGTTCCTGCTCGGCGATGCCGCTCACCTGACGCCCCCTTTCATCGGACAAGGCATGGGCGCGGGCATGCGGGATGCGGCGAATCTCAGCTGGAAGCTCGCCGGGGTGCTGCACGGCCACCTGCCCGACAATCTGCTCGATACCTACGAAGCCGAACGAAAGCCCCACGCGCGCGCCATGATCCGGCTCGCCAAGCTCACCGGAATGACGATGACCGAGGGCGGTGAAATCGGCAACCGGCTGCGCCGCCTCATCGCGCCGAGGCTACAGCGGATACCCGGCCTCACCCGGATGGTCGCCAGTGGCGAGTCCCCGCCGCTTCATCGCTCAGCGCTCGTCCTCGCGCCGCCGCTTCGCCGAAGCCTGTCCGGGCGGCTGGTCCCCAATGGCCTCCTACCTGACAAGCGGCGGGTCGACGACCTCATCGCGGGTCGCTACGCCGTTGTCACCCTTGCCGATCCGTCGCCGGGGGACCGGATGATCGTGGAACAACGCGGCGGCGTCGTGCTGCGCCCCGGCCCGCACACGGAGCTCTACCGCTGGTTGCGGCGCGCGGGCCCGACCGCAGTCCTGGTTCGACCGGACGGCAGCGTGCAGAGCTGCGGACGAAATCCGTCGGCGCTGTGCGCATCGGTATCGAGGTTCACGCCGAGTGCGCGGTCGGCACGTGCCGATCCGGCATTGCCTGACGGCACCTGACATCGAAAGCCTGCGCGACGCGCTGCACGTTCGGAGATCCCATGCCCCTTGTTTTTCGAGCGAGCCTTGGCGCCTGCTTCACGGTCGCGACGGTGCTGACCGCCGGATGCGCTTCGCCGCCGAATCTGTTGCCGAAGACTCATATCACCGCCGATTTCCGCAGCATCGCGGGTGTGTTCG contains:
- a CDS encoding acyl-CoA synthetase, encoding MTDRSMIATSTEELLWPRYAGPQDLTAIEAVPLAARGLPETTYDLLTRAAARWPGRTAVTVLPDAEHWREPLRRTYSELLDDVHRYADLLHELGVRRTDAVALIAPNCAQLIPATLAAQLAGIAAPINGGLSPHHIAELLRRSGARVLICAGPELAPDIWTTASELATEGLLDALLVLRPTAAPGPAPLLPTIGDLLIGYLDTLAAQRDSTGFRGEPPAATDLAALFHTGGTTGVPKLAAHRHSGEVANAWMIAANSLLDEESAIFAALPLFHVNALVVTLLAPLFRGQPVVWAGPLGYRDFALYPQFWNIVAHYRIAAMSAVPTVYAVLAQCRVDADISSLRYAMVGASPLPPAVRENFQRHTGVTLVEGYGLTEATCATARSFPEVPRPGAVGQRMPYQQVAVVRTAEDGPWQRLPVGETGVLVVNGPTVFAGYVTGHDEHGHHLDGLGTVVDGWLSTGDLAHLDAEGFIHLHGRAKDLIIRGGHNIDPATIEDALLSHPQVSAAAAVGRPDAHAGEVPVAYVVTTGTDVTEEELAAWAAERVHERAAAPKTVTILDSLPVTDVGKPYKLGLRADATRRELLDALATMPGVAGISAVVDDGTIVATITVAPDSDRTTVEATLGRYAIDWKLEVQQ
- a CDS encoding DoxX family protein; translation: MKVASMVLAGLLAAEFASFGAGKLLALASMRKRAEQLGYSTAAYRGIGALEVAAAGGVLLGLAYPVIGVAAGGGLVLLMAGAIASHLRNHDGPKEIAPAAVSAVVSAVYVATLVGASW
- a CDS encoding bifunctional 3-(3-hydroxy-phenyl)propionate/3-hydroxycinnamic acid hydroxylase, encoding MSAPTVPVVIVGAGPAGLTTATLLAQYGVRSLVLDRWEGVYPQPRAVHLDGEIRRLIDRLGIGAEFDAISRPASGLRLVDPNRRVLAQFDRDLSGGRNGFPEANLFDQPELEALLRANLDLYPAVTLRGNTEVVAVTDELDCVRVEFTDRSTGAVESVRADYVLGCDGANSLVRTAIGARMRDLRFEQRWLVVDIATTIEPGHWDGVHQVCDPRRAATYMRIGRTRYRWEFRLHPTETVADYRDLSMLWPLLSPWLDGTDCESVELVRVAEYTFRAQLADRWRRGRVFLLGDAAHLTPPFIGQGMGAGMRDAANLSWKLAGVLHGHLPDNLLDTYEAERKPHARAMIRLAKLTGMTMTEGGEIGNRLRRLIAPRLQRIPGLTRMVASGESPPLHRSALVLAPPLRRSLSGRLVPNGLLPDKRRVDDLIAGRYAVVTLADPSPGDRMIVEQRGGVVLRPGPHTELYRWLRRAGPTAVLVRPDGSVQSCGRNPSALCASVSRFTPSARSARADPALPDGT